DNA from Amorphoplanes friuliensis DSM 7358:
TGCCGATCGAGTTGCCCCTGACGCTGGGCTGGGACGTGGCGGGCACGGTGGACGGCGCCCCGGTCCTGGCGATGCTGGACGGCGGCGCGGCCGCTGAGTATGCCGTGGCGCCGGCTGCGGCCCTCGTCCCCGCCCCGGCCACCGTGCCGCTCGCCGACGCCGCGGTGCTGCCGCTGGCGGGGATGACGGCCTGGCAGGCGGTGTTCGAGCACGCCCGGGTCGCGCCGGGCGAGCGGGTGCTGATCAACGGCGCCGGTGGTGGCATCGGCGGCTTCGCGGTGCAACTCGCCCGCCACGCCGGTGCTCACGTGATCGCCACGGCGAGTCCGCGCAGTGCGGCGGCGATCGAGGCCGACCAGCTGCTCGACTACACGGCCGGTCCGCTCGCGGTGGACGAGCCGGTCGATGTGGTGCTGAACTGCGCGGCCATCAGCGCCGGGGCGGCAGCCGCCCTACCGGCGCTCGC
Protein-coding regions in this window:
- a CDS encoding NADP-dependent oxidoreductase — protein: MIRTEDVPVPAPGPGEVLIRVVATSMNPTEAALRAGYLAALLPIELPLTLGWDVAGTVDGAPVLAMLDGGAAAEYAVAPAAALVPAPATVPLADAAVLPLAGMTAWQAVFEHARVAPGERVLINGAGGGIGGFAVQLARHAGAHVIATASPRSAAAIEADQLLDYTAGPLAVDEPVDVVLNCAAISAGAAAALPALARPGARIVTVATPVPGGRHFVVRNDPADLSALVKMVDEGALRLTITGRRTLNDLPELHRLAESGGLHGKVVVTVP